DNA sequence from the Oxalobacteraceae sp. CFBP 8761 genome:
TGGCCAGCGCGACCAGCACGTCGACCTGCGCGATCGCGCGCGCGATGGTTTGCAGGACGCCGATGTGCGGCGCGAGCTGGGCCAGCAAGTCGTCGTACAGGATCTTCTCGCGCGCCAGCGCGCGGTCCTGTGCCGACAGCGCCTTGTCTTCGTACGCCTTCAGTTCGGGCGTGATATAGCGTTCACAGTTCTTCAGCGTCTGGCGGCGGCGGTAATCGTCCGGCACCTTGGTCGCCTGGCCGTTGGTGACTTCGATGTAGAAGCCGTGCACGCGGTTGTACTCGACGCGCAGGTTGGCGATGCCGGTGCGGGCGCGCTCGCGTGTTTCAAGGTCGACGAGGAACTGGCCGGCATTCTCGGACAGCGCCTGCAGTTCATCGAGTTCGGCATCGTAGCCACGTGCGAACACGCCGCCATCGCGGATCATCGCGCTCGGCTCTTCGAGCACGGCGCGCACCAGCAGGTCGAGGCAATCGGCGGGCGTGGCCAGGTCGTCGTGCAGTTCGCGCAGCAGCGACGTATCGCCCGGCACGAAGCAGCGCGCCACCAGTTCGCGCAGCATCGGCAACGCCTTGAGGCCATCACGCAGGCTGGCCAGGTCGCGTGGTCGCGCGCTGAGCAGCGCCACGCGCGTGGTGATGCGTTCGATGTCCGGCACCTGCGCCAGCGTCGGCGACAGATTGTCGATGGCATCCGCCTGCAGCAGCGCGGCGATCGACTGATGACGGCTGCGCGCGATCGACTGGTCACGGCGTGCGTGATGCAGCCAGTGACGCAGCATGCGCGAGCCCATCGCCGTGCGGCAGCCGTCGAGCAGCGAGAACAATGTCGGCGACTCTTGCCCGCGAATGGTCTCGGCCAGCTCCAGGTTGCGGCGGGTGGCGGCATCTAGGCCGATGTATTCGTTCTCGTTTTCGCACGCCAGCCCGCGCACGTGCTGCAACCCGCGGCCTTGCGTGGCCTGGGCATAGCGCAGCAGCGCGCCGGCCGCGCCGAACGCAGCGCCCAGGCCATCGGCGCCAAAGCCGGTGAGCGTTGCAACCTTCAGTTGTTCGAGCAGCGCGCCGTGGCCCTTGACCACGTCGAAGTGCCATTCCGGCACGCGCTGGGTGTGCACGGTGGAAGCGCCATCGTCGAACATGTCGCCGCAGTCGGCGCGCAGGATTTCGGCCGGCGCGATGCGCTCGAGTTCATGCGCCAGACGCGCCTCGATGGCGCGCGCATCACCCGAAAATTCCATCAGGCGCAGATTGCCGCTGGCCAGCGACAGCCAGGCCAGACCCGCAGTGACAGTCTTGCGCTGGATTTGCAGGCACAGGGCGAGAAGAGGGCGCTCGGCTTTTTCGGGCAGCAGATCGGAATCGGTCAGCGTACCGGGCGTGACGACGCGCATGACCTTGCGTTCGACCGGGCCCTTGGACAGCGCCGGATCGCCGATCTGCTCGCAAATCGCGCACGATTCGCCCAGTTTCACCAGCTTGGCCAGATAGCCATCGAGCGAGTGGAACGGCACACCGGCCATCTTGATCGGATTGCCCTCGGACTTGCCGCGCGCAGTCAGCGTGATGCCCAGCACGCGCGAGGCTTTTTCGGCGTCGTCAAAGAACAGTTCGTAGAAGTCGCCCATGCGGTAGAACACCAGCATGTCGGGGTAGTCGGCCTTGATGCGCAGGTATTGCTGCATCATCGGGGTGTGCTTGTCGGTCGCGCTGTTCTTGACGGCTGCGGCGTTGATTTCAGTGGGAACGGTGGTCATTTCTTCGGATTGGGTTCGGCGAGGCAGAGGCTGGCCAGAGCTGCGTATTTTACCGCGATTGATGTTGCGCGCGCGGCACAGCCGGGGTCAGGTCTGACATTCGGACACGACCTCAGCTTTAGCACAGCCGGGGTCAAGCACAGCCGGGGTCAGGTCTGACATTTAGACACGACCTCAGCCTTGGCCAGTTCCAAGGGGCTCTTGTTCAGATTGGTATGGCATCGTGTCAGCTAGTTCCGACTACTTTACTGCCGAGATCGTGTCCGAATGTCAGACCTGACCCCGGCTTTCTCTCTACTGCCGAGATCGTGTCCGAATGTCAGACCTGACCCCGGCTTTTTTTGATGCCGGGTTTTTGCGGGTCGCGCGGCATCACGCGTAGCCAAGCGTGCCTTCGACGGCCACGCGACCGCTGCACAGCACGACAAAACTGCCGGGGACTTCGCAGGCCAGCAACGTTGCGGAAGCACCGAGCGGCACGGCGCGTTTGAAGCGGCATGCCAGACTGGTGACGCGACGATCGGTTGATTGCTCGAACGCCGCGCAGACGCGCGCCATCGTCTCCATGCCGTGGATGATTGGCGCGTGCATCCCCATCAATTGCGCGCTCCACGGCCACAGGTGAATGGGATTCCAGTCGCCGGACAAGGCTGCATAGCGCCGCCCCGCATCCGCAGTTACGACCCATTCTCCAACGAAGTCTCCCACCGGCGCGACTGACGGCGACGCGGTCGCGTGCTTGACGCGTTGCCCGCGTTTGATCAGGTACCGGCTGGTGCAAGTGAAGACCGTTTCCCCATCGGCACTTGCCACTGTCTCCAGCACGCATTCGACGGCCCCATTGGTCCCAGGTTCCGGCATCGATAATGTCGTCACGAGTGCTAGCGGCGCATCAGTGCGTACCTCGCACTGCATCGCGAGGTCGTTCGACACATGAATCAGTCCGACAATCCGAAACGGCAACGCCCGATCGAGCATCGTCGCCAGTTGCGCGCGCTGGGCCAGCAGGTAGACGTAGGTCAGCGGCACGGGGCCGGGCGGGAAACCGAATGCGTCGCAGTAGCGCCGCACGTGATCCGCATCGATCCGGTCCAGCCGGTAACTGGCCTGGACCGGTTGTGCCGACGGCCGCGCGGGCCGCTTGAACAATGCCCGCAGCAGCGGCCAGGCACTCGCCCTGGGCAGGGCAGGGAGGGATAACAAAAACGGGGACGGGCTATTCATCGACGCAGCATACCGCGTCGCCGCCCGTCCCCGGAAACACAGCACCGATACTCAGGCTGCCGCCTTGACCCGCGCCGTGATATGCGCCAGCGCCTCGTCAACCTGGTCGATCAGGATCAGGCACAAGTCCCCATCACCCAGGCGCGAGAGCGCCCGATCAATCGCCACGAACTCGCCATTGATTTCTTCGACGTGGCCGGTGCGGGTCGCATTGCTCAACCCTGCGCGCAGCAGCGCGATGACTTCGCCATCGGCGCGCCCGCGCTGGCACTGATCCTGATACAGCAGCACGTCGTCGAACGCCGCGCCCAGGATTTCGGTCTGCTGCGTGATGTCCTGGTCGCGCCGGTCGCCGGCGCCGCTGATCACCACCGAGCGGCGCTTGGCGGGCATGCTCTCGACCGCATTGACCAGCGCGGCGATCGCATCCGGGTTGTGGCCGTAGTCGGCGATCACGGTCGCGCCCTTGTAATCGAAGACGTTGAAGCGTCCTGGCGCATTGTCGCTTTCGCCGACAAAGGTTTTCAGGCCCAGGCGGATCGCATCCCACGACGTGCCCACGCCCCAGGCTGCGGCCACGGACGCCATCACGTTTTCGACCTGGAAGCCCACCACGCCACCGCGCGTGATCGGCACTTCCTTCAGGTCGATGCGTTCGACGAACGATTCCTGCGCCGCCACCAGATAGCCTTCTTCGACGAAGACGACACGGCGGCCCTGGGCGCGGTGCATCGCCATGACGGGATTGCCCACGTCCTGCGCGAAGAAGGTGACGTCGCCGCGCGTCCGTTCGGCCATTGCCGCCACGGTCGGATCGGCGGCGTTAAGTACCGCCATGCCGCCCACGGCCACGTTCTGCACGATCACGCGCTTGAGTACCGCCAGGTCTTCGAGCGTGGTGATGTAGTTCAGGCCCAGGTGGTCGCCCGAGCCGATATTGGTTACCACGGCGACCTGGCACTTGTCGTAGGCCAGGCCTTCGCGCAGCAGGCCGCCGCGCGCCGTTTCGAACACGGCGGCGTCGACGTCAGGGTGCAGCAGCACGTTGCGCGCGCTGCGCGGGCCGCTGCAGTCGCCGCTCTCGATGCGGCGACCTTCGATGTAGACGCCGTCGGTATTGGTCATGCCGGTGCGCAGGCCGGAAGCCGTGAGCAGGTGCGCGATCAGGCGCACGGTGGTCGTCTTGCCATTCGTGCCGGTGACGGCCACGATCGGGATGCGGCCGTCGTCGCCGTCCTTGAACAGCGTGTCGACGATCGCTTCGCCGATCGGGCGCGGTTTGCCGAACGACGGCGCCAGGTGCATGCGCAGGCCCGGCGCGGCGTTGACCTCGACGATGCCGCCGTTCTGGTCCTCAATCGGTTTGAGGACGCTGTCGCAGACCAGGTCGACGCCGCAGATATCCAGGCCGATCATGTGGGCGGCAGCGACGGCGCGCGCCGCGACTTCAGGGTGCACGTCGTCGGTGACGTCGGTGGCCGAGCCGCCGGTGGACAGGTTCGCGTTATTGCGCAGGACGACGCGCTGGCCGATGGCGGGCACCGAGTCCGGCGTCAGGCCGTTCTGGGCCAGCGTGCCGATGGCGATGTCATCGAAGCGGATCTTGGTCAGCGACGTGCCGTGGCCATCGCCGCGGCGCGGGTCCAGGTTGACCTGCTCGACCAGTTCGCGCACGCTGCGTTCGCCGTCACCCACCACCTGCGGCGGTTCGCGGCGCGCGGCGGCCACCAGCTTGTCGCCCACCACCAGCAGGCGGTAGTCGTGGCCCGGCAGGTAGCGTTCGACCAGGATGTCGTCGCGGAATTCGCTGGCGGCCTTGAAGCCGGCGTCGAGTTGTTCGCGCGTGGTGACGTTGACCGTCACGCCCTTGCCCTGGTTGCCGTCCTTCGGCTTGATCACCACGGGCAGGCCGATTTCCATGGCGGCGGCCCAGGCGTCGTCAGGGTCGGAGACGCCGCGGCCCTGGGGCACCGGCACGCCGGCTGCGTCGAGCAGCTTCTTGGTCAGTTCCTTGTCCTGCGCGATCGATTCGGCAATCGCGCCGGTGGCGTCGATCTCGGCGGCCTGGATACGGCGCGCGCGGCTGCCCCAGCCGAACATGACCATGCTGCCTTCGGTCAGGCGGCGGAACGGGATGTTGCGGGCCACTGCGGCCTGCACGATCGAGCCGGTCGATGGACCCAAACGCACGTCTTCGTCGGTCGCGCGCAGTTGCGCCAGCGCGGCGGGCACGTCGAACGGGGTATCGTTGCGGGCGGCTTCGATCAGCTGCTGCGCGAGTTCGAGGGCCTGGCGGCCGACGTCTTCTTCGCTGTATTCAACGACCACCTGGTAGGTGCCGGTTTCCAGCGTGGCGGTGGTGCGGCTGAACGTCACCGGGCAGCCGGCTTCGGCTTGCAGGTGCAGCGCGACCAGTTCGAGCACGTGGGCCAGCGGGATCGTTTCGTAGTGGCCGAACGGCTGCAGGCCGCCGATCTGCGGGAAGCGCACGCGCAGGCGCGATTCGAAACCGGGCAGTTCGCCGATCGATTCTTCCTCAGGCGTGCACGTCACAATCGCCTCGACCGAGGTGTGGTGGCTCCAGAGATTGGGGCCACGCAGGGCCCGTACGCGAGATACTTCCATAAACCGTCATTCCTTTCGCGGGCCGCGCACCGTGCGCACATGCGCGGGGGCGGGCGCCAGGCCCGGCAGATTGCCGGGCAGTGTCATTCAATGTGTCGTTTGTTTTGGTGTCGCGTCGAACGCGCGCAGGCCGCCGCACAGCAGGTCGCTCGGCACGCCAAGCGCCCACGCCGCCGCCACTGCCGCCAGCACGTTTTCGGGGTACTTCACGGTGGACGGCTTCATCGTGTCCAGCGTGTTCAGGCGCGTCTCCGCGTCGCCTTCGGCCAGCATGATGCGTCCGTCACGCACGAACACGATGCGCTCGCCCGCCGCGCGGTGCGCCGCCAGCACCGCATGGTGTTCGTCGAAGGCGTAGAAAATCACGCCGCCGTCGCACAGTTCGGCCAGCGCCGCGACCTGCTCGTTGGCGGCGTTGAGCACGGCCACGCCGTCCGGCAGGATCACGTCGACCTGGGTGCGGATCACGTTGCGCAGCGCGTCGTCGTCGTGGATATGGAACTCTGCCAGGTCGGCCAGGCCCGCCATGTCGGTCACGACGCCCACGGTGCAGCGGTCGTACGGCAGGCCGTCCTGCAGGATCGAGCGGGCGTTCGACTCGAACACCGCCGTCTGGACGTTACGGTTGATCAGGATGCGCTGGCCGGCTTCGACGGATGTACTGTCGCGGTTCGAGATCACGCGCGCGTTCAGGTACAGGCCTTCGCCGTTGGCCACGCCGACCTCTTTGCCGGTGATGTTGACCAGGCAGCCGATCAGGCGCGTGATCAGGCTGCAGCCGAGCGAGCCGGTCACGCCGACCACCGGGATGCGCGCCGTGTCGTCCGGCGCGAACAGGTGCTCGATGATGTCCTTGCCGACGTTGCGGGCGGTGCCGCTGGCCGGCTTGGTGTGGGCCAGCAGGCCAGGGCTGGCGTTCACTTCGATGATCGCGCCGCGTTGTTC
Encoded proteins:
- the cphA gene encoding cyanophycin synthetase, giving the protein MEVSRVRALRGPNLWSHHTSVEAIVTCTPEEESIGELPGFESRLRVRFPQIGGLQPFGHYETIPLAHVLELVALHLQAEAGCPVTFSRTTATLETGTYQVVVEYSEEDVGRQALELAQQLIEAARNDTPFDVPAALAQLRATDEDVRLGPSTGSIVQAAVARNIPFRRLTEGSMVMFGWGSRARRIQAAEIDATGAIAESIAQDKELTKKLLDAAGVPVPQGRGVSDPDDAWAAAMEIGLPVVIKPKDGNQGKGVTVNVTTREQLDAGFKAASEFRDDILVERYLPGHDYRLLVVGDKLVAAARREPPQVVGDGERSVRELVEQVNLDPRRGDGHGTSLTKIRFDDIAIGTLAQNGLTPDSVPAIGQRVVLRNNANLSTGGSATDVTDDVHPEVAARAVAAAHMIGLDICGVDLVCDSVLKPIEDQNGGIVEVNAAPGLRMHLAPSFGKPRPIGEAIVDTLFKDGDDGRIPIVAVTGTNGKTTTVRLIAHLLTASGLRTGMTNTDGVYIEGRRIESGDCSGPRSARNVLLHPDVDAAVFETARGGLLREGLAYDKCQVAVVTNIGSGDHLGLNYITTLEDLAVLKRVIVQNVAVGGMAVLNAADPTVAAMAERTRGDVTFFAQDVGNPVMAMHRAQGRRVVFVEEGYLVAAQESFVERIDLKEVPITRGGVVGFQVENVMASVAAAWGVGTSWDAIRLGLKTFVGESDNAPGRFNVFDYKGATVIADYGHNPDAIAALVNAVESMPAKRRSVVISGAGDRRDQDITQQTEILGAAFDDVLLYQDQCQRGRADGEVIALLRAGLSNATRTGHVEEINGEFVAIDRALSRLGDGDLCLILIDQVDEALAHITARVKAAA
- the mutS gene encoding DNA mismatch repair protein MutS — its product is MTTVPTEINAAAVKNSATDKHTPMMQQYLRIKADYPDMLVFYRMGDFYELFFDDAEKASRVLGITLTARGKSEGNPIKMAGVPFHSLDGYLAKLVKLGESCAICEQIGDPALSKGPVERKVMRVVTPGTLTDSDLLPEKAERPLLALCLQIQRKTVTAGLAWLSLASGNLRLMEFSGDARAIEARLAHELERIAPAEILRADCGDMFDDGASTVHTQRVPEWHFDVVKGHGALLEQLKVATLTGFGADGLGAAFGAAGALLRYAQATQGRGLQHVRGLACENENEYIGLDAATRRNLELAETIRGQESPTLFSLLDGCRTAMGSRMLRHWLHHARRDQSIARSRHQSIAALLQADAIDNLSPTLAQVPDIERITTRVALLSARPRDLASLRDGLKALPMLRELVARCFVPGDTSLLRELHDDLATPADCLDLLVRAVLEEPSAMIRDGGVFARGYDAELDELQALSENAGQFLVDLETRERARTGIANLRVEYNRVHGFYIEVTNGQATKVPDDYRRRQTLKNCERYITPELKAYEDKALSAQDRALAREKILYDDLLAQLAPHIGVLQTIARAIAQVDVLVALASHALRHGWCAPQLVDAPCLNIVEGRHPVVENQIERFIANDCRFSNERRLLLITGPNMGGKSTFMRQVALITLLAYVGSYVPAAEATLGPIDRIFTRIGASDDLANGRSTFMVEMTESAAILNGATEHSLVLMDEVGRGTSTFDGLALAWAIARHLIDTSRSFTLFATHYFELTQLPESYPSAYNVHLSAVEHKDSIVFLHAVQDGPASQSYGLQVAQLAGVPQPVIKAARKHLARLEAQAAGGTPQRDLFAAPLPEHDLDDTPAPVVAEVQDDGLRDALDAIDPDALTPREALERLYELKRLAA